In Toxoplasma gondii ME49 chromosome VIII, whole genome shotgun sequence, a single genomic region encodes these proteins:
- a CDS encoding hypothetical protein (encoded by transcript TGME49_231100~Predicted trans-membrane domain (TMHMM2.0):41-59) — MNRFLYCCFASFSMETAVLRPLGLGSLPVRELVQSRRTFRPARSVFLIVATLVLYTFTWDPSHDFPITFSSAELKSSSEEPSQQPASAAGGTDRFGSETSEEGKNGSLRKEKKKRDSPPVRCAQSLRDAVNGAISEISGTRVLVEHLLRLWSSVPYVPMLVCPSSIFPYAPTLPWPKQEDLRDGDLLKDVLSTGTLTVAGVGAAAVAQSSLTVVAARNRGEEGDYNRPEPTGFFPQYLRLIASIIGAHYDTPISVHWLFYPSVEEAQRAVLNGQAHMTDIYFLLGQSTPGEPQPLMDFYATCPVVGSPALLILRDDSHEDARQSTTTKKPGGSRPVKTSKNELINLNRRIENAEENWERTVVFLSQDLANTVQHSLSPKALLHFTKTLEAAAKMVNDWEAAAVMTTGVIPTLPPSLKVVDAHLLLAKGAWIERTHALECMEAEHDSMLTEYAEKKVSDGSGALAFTRSSVTSVSAFSWLAVAAVVLSSAFTY, encoded by the exons ATGAACCGTTTTCTCTACTGCTGCTTCGCTTCGTTCTCGATGGAGACTGCGGTACTTCGCCCCCTGGGTTTGGGGTCCCTTCCCGTGAGGGAACTGGTCCAGAGCCGTCGCACGTTCCGTCCAGCGCGCTCGGTCTTTTTGATTGTTGCCACTTTGGTGCTGTACACTTTCACTTGGGATCCGTCGCACGATTTTCCGAtcaccttctcttctgccgaACTAAAATCCTCCTCGGAGGAACCTTCCCAACAACCCGCTTCAGCTGCGGGTGGAACTGACCGATTTGGCTCAGAGACCTCAGAGGAGGGTAAAAACGGCAGCttgaggaaggaaaaaaagaaacgcgactCTCCTCCCGTCAGATGCGCGCAGAGTTTGCGAGATGCCGTCAACGGAGCCATCAGCGAGATCAGCG GAACTCGAGTGCTCGTGGAGCACTTGCTTCGCCTGTGGAGCTCTGTTCCGTACGTCCCGATGCTCGTCTGCCCCTCCTCGATTTTCCCCTACGCGCCGACTCTGCCGTGGCCGAAACAGGAAGATCTGCGAGACGGCGACCTCCTCAAAGACGTTCTGAGCACAGGAACGCTGACAGTCGCAGGTGTGGGCGCGGCTGCTGTTGCTCAGAGCTCTCTGACTGTCGTTGCTGCAAGAAaccgaggcgaagaaggagactacAACAGGCCCGAGCCTACAG GCTTCTTTCCTCAGTACCTGAGACTGATTGCGTCAATCATTGGGGCTCACTACGACACACCCATTTCGGTCCACTGGCTCTTTTATCCTTCTgtggaggaggcgcagagggCGGTTCTGAACGGACAAGCTCATATGACGGACATTTACTTCCTTCTGGGTCAGTCAACACCTGGAGAACCCCAGCCATTGATGGATTTCTACGCAACCTGCCCGGTCGTCGGTTCCCCTGCTCTGCTCATCCTTCGAGACGACTCACACGAAGACGCCCGCCAGTCGACCACAACGAAAAAACCCGGTGGCTCCAGGCCAGTTAAGACCAGCAAAAACGAGCTCATCAACCTGAATCGCCGGATAGAAAACGCCGAAGAGA ACTGGGAGAGGACGGTCGTGTTCTTGTCTCAGGATCTCGCAAACACAGTGCAGCACAGCCTCTCCCCGAAGGCCTTGTTGCATTTCACGAAGACTC tGGAAGCAGCGGCAAAAATGGTGAACGATTGGGAAGCCGCAGCCGTGATGACTACTGGAGTTATCCCGACACTGCCCCCTTCCTTGAAGGTTGTCGATGCTCACTTGCTGCTCGCGAAGGGTGCTTGGATCGAGAGAACACATGCTCTGGAGTGCATGGAGGCCGAACACGACAGCATGCTGACGGAGTACGCCGAAAAGAAGGTGTCTGATGGGTCTGGCGCTCTTGCTTTCACAAGATCGAGCGTCACGTCAGTGAGTGCCTTCTCCTGGCTTGCCGTCGCGGCGGTCGTCCTCAGTAGCGCATTCACATACTGA
- a CDS encoding hypothetical protein (encoded by transcript TGME49_231125~Predicted trans-membrane domain (TMHMM2.0):193-216): MRNPAEAPCCQDYFRSLIICACACWQGGSVSTSSDALQPGFVGHLWSSVHTTTSTSSGFLAASDSVAFSRPPDGLSTASDLLGYNFKGLPPATFPWSRDSRLEGDRELTRPRGLCQWSPATEGLKEHHAVAACFPLPAALVAETQRKEACRLFVTPASYTFSKDAFLRHACACPAVRASWALVLVRALLRMLEFLGLQLIFLVLSLLLLWLLLLLLKAVEWFLGLSVIDFEFSFGDARRHPFASTTTDRQARQDATDEGQNNDFAFSFEAEEHETANIPPAGLHM; encoded by the exons ATGAGGAACCCTGCAGAAGCACCATGCTGTCAAGA CTACTTTCGATCCCTCATCATCTGTGCGTGTGCGTGCTGGCAAGGGGGGTCAGTTTCGACTTCCAGTGACGCCCTGCAGCCGGGCTTTGTTGGCCACCTCTGGAGCTCTGTGCACACCACGACATCAACATCATCTGGTTTCCTCGCTGCATCGGATTCTGTGGCCTTTTCACGTCCACCCGATGGTTTGTCAACAGCAAGTGATCTGTTGGGTTACAACTTCAAAGGTTTACCACCTGCCACGTTTCCATGGTCACGTGACTCGCGTCTGGAGGGTGACCGCGAGTTAACGCGACCACGTGGGCTGTGCCAGTGGTCGCCTGCAACTGAAGGACTGAAGGAACACCACGCAGTTGCAGCGTGTTTCCCGTTGCCAGCCGCATTGGTCGCAGaaacacaaagaaaagaggcgTGTCGATTATTCGTGACGCCAGCGTCGTACACGTTCAGTAAGGACGCTTTCTTACGCCACGCTTGTGCTTGCCCTGCAGTTCGAGCGTCGTGGGCACTCGTTTTGGTTCGAGCCCTCTTGCGTATGCTCGAATTTCTGGGGTTGCAGCTCATTTTCCTGGTTCTATCTCTTTTACTCCTGTGGTTGCTTCTGCTGTTATTGAAAGCGGTTGAATGGTTTCTGGGCCTCAGCGTCATTGACTTCGAGTTCAGCTTCGGTGATGCCAGGCGGCATCCCTTTGCTTCTACTACGACGGACCGGCAAGCTAGGCAGGATGCAACGGATGAAGGGCAGAACAACGATTTCGCATTCTCATTCGAGGCGGAAGAGCACGAAACGGCCAACATTCCCCCTGCCGGATTGCATATGTGA
- a CDS encoding hypothetical protein (encoded by transcript TGME49_231130~Predicted trans-membrane domain (TMHMM2.0):59-82:655-678:679-702) → MEQISRLTPRVGLCAPAEDSSTKWGRRLCDHVWPTSFGRDKTHERWTSASVASLARRQAAVLYPVVLLGIAILFARSHFLTVAQASPAVDFEAFPLLQYETFSAGMSKAAPVMLGAWGSSALNGALAAATVIVADSGQQSEGPGGEGQAPDEKLLEHPLLQQQLRSLSKKNIYIFRATHVPVALVDALLDRAQNVLLLLPPRAPEETGESGALDEAQVSEAERKRVYALEQRLITRFSAGACVFAFETPELATLYEELREQQTRFLANPNSLYANSLLPAFLYKGLAPTVSIQRGPLPPSHFAAGLQSASRLSAPLQGRNVFAWLPGRRPQEGGAAPTIAIVAHYDAFAAVPHLAFGAEGNGSGVAALMELARIFSRLYSGADQEDSQSAKAGSREPGNYSLLFLLADAGAADFAGAAQWLAKTEPRILESITYVLCLDDIAASPQLYLHTAKKYKEPRVRKLLQSLETAFVQSDLLLTLDPRKIVVQTPPKPFWAHEHFTMKKVIAGTLSSKPHGGGLWVRSSILDQNSSAKSRENLLRVVGALAEGLAHFVYEVDDFSVNIIEGSNRPLASFLHSWLSLASRSPRFYAFRQADKNAAKRNQTHAPSGAFADELHARLEKLVPSAQSQTFSLPASGTVFTYEPPMFLSVIETRPVLFDILCLFTAVAYCFTIYYSIVGWHFVLPAISNLTASVGALVAGAGHERPSRKAA, encoded by the exons ATGGAACAAATCTCTCGCCTTACCCCTCGAGTTGGGCTCTGCGCTCCGGCAGAGGATTCGTCCACCAAATGGGGCCGAAGACTCTGTGATCATGTTTGGCCGACCTCATTTGGCCGAGATAAAACGCATGAACGTTGGACGAGTGcatctgtcgcctctctcgcacGCCGTCAAGCTGCTGTCCTTTATCCCGTGGTGCTTCTCGGAATCGCCATTCTCTTCGCTCGTAGTCACTTCCTCACAGTCGCTCAG gCGTCACCCGCCGTCGACTTTGAAGCGTTTCCCCTCCTCCAGTATGAAACGTTTAGTGCAGGCATGTCAAAAGCTGCGCCTGTGATGCTGGGGGCTTGGGGCTCCTCGGCGTTGAACGGCGCCTTGGCGGCGGCGACGGTAATCGTGGCCGACTCAGGGCAGCAGTCTGAGGGCCCCGGGGGCGAGGGACAGGCCCCGGACGAGAAACTGCTGGAGCACCCGCTGCTTCAGCAGCAACTGCGGAGCttgtcgaagaagaacatTTACATCTTTCGCGCGACTCATGTCCCTGTCGCCCTCGTCGACGCGCTCCTCGACCGCGCCCAAAatgtgcttcttctccttccgccTCGCGCACCCGAGGAGACCGGAGAGTCCGGCGCGCTCGATGAGGCGCAGGTCTCCGAGGCAGAGCGCAAACGCGTGTACGCTCTCGAGCAGCGCCTGATCACCAGGTTCTCGGCGGGCGCCTGTGTCTTTGCCTTCGAAACCCCCGAGCTGGCTACTCTGTATGAAGAACTCCGGGAACAGCAAACGCGCTTTCTCGCAAATCCAAACTCGCTCTACGCCAACTCCCTCCTGCCCGCCTTTCTCTACAAAGGCCTCGCCCCCACTGTCTCCATCCAGCGCGGGCCTCTGCCGCCCTCGCACTTCGCTGCGGGTCTGCAGAGCGCGAGCCGCCTCTCGGCGCCCCTGCAGGGACGGAATGTCTTT GCATGGCTTCCTGGCCGCAGGCCCCAAGAGGGAGGAGCGGCCCCCACGATTGCCATCGTGGCGCACTATGATGCATTTGCTGCTGTTCCG CATCTCGCATTCGGCGCCGAAGGAAACGGAAGTGGAGTCGCAG cgctcATGGAGCTGGCGCGAatcttctctcgtctgtaCTCGGGAGCGGATCAAGAAGACTCTCAGAGTGCGAAGGCAGGTTCTCGTGAGCCTGGGAACTactcgcttcttttccttttggCGGACGCCGGCGCTGCAGATTTTGCCGGGGCGGCCCAGTGGCTGGCGAAGACAGAACCGAG GATTCTGGAGTCGATCACCTACGTCTTGTGCCTCGACGACATCGCCGCCTCGCCCCAGCTGTATCTCCACACGGCGAAAAAGTACAAAGAACCCCGTGTGCGGAAGCTTCTCCAA AGTCTGGAAACGGCGTTCGTGCAATCGGATTTGCTTCTCACCCTCGACCCGAGGAAGATCGTCGTCCAGACACCTCCCAAGCCTTTCTGGGCGCACGAACATTTCACGATGAAGAAGGTGATTGCAGGAACTTTGTCCTCGAAGCCTCACGGCGGTGGCCTCTGGGTACGGAGCTCGATTCTCGATCAAAA TTCCTCGGCGAAGTCGCGGGAGAATCTTCTGCGCGTCGTGGGAGCCCTCGCAGAAGGCCTGGCTCATTTCGTTTACGAAGTGGACGACTTTTCAGTGAACATCATTGAAGGTTCGAATCGACCTCTTGCCTCCTTCCTCCACTCCTGGCTGTCTCttgcctctcgttctcctcg atTCTACGCCTTCCGTCAGGCGGACAAGAACGCAGCGAAAAGAAAccaaacgcatgcacctaGTGGAGCTTTCGCAgacgaactgcatgcgcggctgGAGAAACTCGTGCCTTCTGCCCAGTCGCAAACGTTCTCGCTCCCCGCTTCTGGAACTGTCTTCACCTAT GAGCCACCGATGTTTTTGAGTGTCATCGAAACTCGCCCCGTTCTCTTTGACATCCTTTGCCTCTTCACCGCCGTCGCCTACTGCTTCACGATCTATTACTCTATTGTCGGCTGGCACTTTGTTCTGCCTGCCATCAGCAACTTGACAGCTTCAG TCGGTGCTCTCGTCGCAGGCGCAGGCCACGAGCGCCCGTCTCGAAAAGCGGCCTAG
- a CDS encoding ribosomal protein S11, putative (encoded by transcript TGME49_231120): protein MAVHWGVLQCGVERCLPWMKAAASHCCLQRSVGAVRHASVRRFVLFASYSQTRPETQLAVNLGRVVKTPRIHTRDGVSQRRVPYRVDSNSQRKMPVPGHSDSPRERSVSVSNNFADGNISWKESKQRLADSGLKIQSATAGTTHQLPFSSAFPRSSYVSARPRQRLFFSTGSAGTAASTPDVKDAKRSSSEASLSPNSQAALSEIRSNVVRASEKGKALASASSTSGGTGRQVKKQLSKKEMRTLGGHPRRFKLMGGRPEFHHVDRNKNGHIIEPTDKFQVVITTSKNNVHAQVVNKSRAYRTIFGSFAGNVGIRKQAQQGTQCAYRIGQNIARKCRRLGISQVEIKFRRIMRVNQLLQAFTAHGLGVTAIAHEPRLPKCGQNATKPRKRRRV, encoded by the exons ATGGCGGTGCACTGGGGGGTTCTGCAGTGTGGCGTGGAACGCTGCTTGCCTTGGATGAAGGCAGCGGCAAGCCACTGTTGTCTCCAGCGAAGTGTTGGTGCGGTCCGTCACGCATCTGTCAGACGTTTTGTGCTTTTTGCGTCATATTCACAGACACGACCCGAGACTCAGCTTGCTGTAAATCTCGGACGTGTCGTGAAGACTCCGAGAATCCATACCAGGGATGGGGTGTCTCAAAGACGGGTCCCGTACCGGGTGGACAGCAACAGTCAGCGGAAGATGCCGGTGCCGGGACATTCTGACAGTCCGAGAGAGCGAAGTGTGAGCGTTTCGAATAACTTCGCCGATGGAAATATTTCATGGAAGGAATCGAAGCAACGCCTAGCCGACAGCGGCCTGAAAATACAGAGCGCTACAGCGGGAACGACCCATCAGCTGCCGTTCAGTTCAGCGTTTCCCCGCTCTAGTTACGTCTCAGCCCGTCCTCGCCagcgtctgtttttctccactgGTAGTGCTGGTACTGCAGCAAGCACACCAGATGTGAAAGACGCCAAGCGTTCTTCGTCCGAGGCAAGTCTTTCACCGAACTCACAGGCCGCCTTGAGCGAGATCCGGAGCAACGTGGTCCGGGCGtctgaaaaaggaaaggcgcTTGCTTCCGCCTCAAGTACCAGTGGCGGCACGGGCCGCCAGGTTAAAAAACAGCTTTCAAAAAAGGAGATGAGGACGCTTGGCGGGCACCCAAGAAGGTTCAAGTTAATGGGTGGCCGACCAGAGTTTCACCACGTTGACCGAAACAAGAATGGACACATCATTGAGCCAACAGACAAATTTCAG GTTGTCATCACCACCAGCAAAAACAACGTCCACGCCCAAGTCGTCAACAAATCCAGAGCATACAGAACTATTTTTGGATCCTTCGCCG GAAATGTCGGGATTCGGAAGCAGGCGCAGCAGGGCACGCAGTGTGCGTACCGAATCGGACAGAACATTGCGCGGAAATGCCGGCGGCTAGGAATATCTCAGGTGGAAATCAAGTTTAGACGCATCATGCGAGTGAACCAACTTCTCCAGGCTTTCACTGCTCATGGGCTGGGAGTCACTGCAATTGCTCACGAGCCGAGATTGCCCAAATGCGGTCAAAATGCGACGAAAcccagaaagagaagacgcgtgTGA
- a CDS encoding hypothetical protein (encoded by transcript TGME49_231110~Predicted trans-membrane domain (TMHMM2.0):64-87:90-109:115-138:147-170), with product MTSWLLQSSTHDEVVPVGSLLMRCRVSTALYAPVPNAHRDLLFCRRKEIKAVLDRCRSVRLSMAAMTFVSFITAGVIISSGIVGMIFFDPLRLAVNVILIMLGVLSIIADVKALPLFAYVQFFYIPVGRGLFYVTIGLVILQKGLVDVILGISVIILGAVYAIVCGRSGGVPKPLMQRTIEELPLSAAVKFVDA from the exons ATGACTTCATGGCTGCTGCAAAGCTCAACACACGATGAGGTCGTTCCAGTCGGGAGTTTATTGATGCGTTGCCGCGTCTCCAC TGCTCTTTACGCCCCGGTTCCTAATGCACACCG AGATTTGCTCTTCTGTCGGAGGAAAGAAATCA AAGCAGTCCTTGATCGCTGTCGGAGTGTGCGGCTCTCAATGGCGGCCATGACGTTTGTTTCGTTCATTACTGCAG GCGTTATAATATCATCAGGCATCGTCGGTATGATATTCTTCGATCCGCTCCGTCTCGCCGTCAATGTTATTTTGATCATGCTGGGAGTGCTGTCCATCATCGCAGATGTCAAAGCACTCCCACTGTTCGCTTACGTGCAGTTCTTTTATATACCTGTTGGACGTGGTTTGTTCTACGTGACCATTGGACTTGTAATCCTTCAGAAAGGTTTGGTCGACGTTATCCTGGGTATCTCCGTAATAATCCTTGGCGCAGTGTACGCGATAGTCTGTGGACGTAGTGGAGGTGTTCCCAAACCACTGATGCAGCGCACAATCGAAGAGCTCCCTCTCAGCGCTGCGGTGAAGTTCGTCGACGCGTGA
- the RPS25 gene encoding ribosomal protein RPS25 (encoded by transcript TGME49_231140) codes for MRELRRLYGYMFRKDRQFFEIARFLIRVISRVPVPSYGFQHVSLCFVPVCRFTMAPKEKKTKEQIAAAAAAGSRKNKKKWSKGKSKDKLNHSVLFDKATYDKLLADIPKARLITPHTVCERLKVNASLARQAIRYLKDQGLIKIVGEHHHSQYIYTRNTSA; via the exons ATGAGGGAGCTTCGTAGACTGTATGGTTACATGTTCCGAAAGGACCGCCAGTTCTTCGAGATTGCGCGTTTCTTGATCCGTGTCATTTCGCGAGTGCCTGTGCCCTCGTACGGTTTTCAGCATGTTTCCTTGTGCTTCGTCCCTGTTTGCAGATTCACCATGGCACCtaaggagaagaagactaAAGAGCAGATCGCGGCGGCCGCCGCGGCTGGCAGccgaaagaacaagaag AAATGGTCCAAGGGCAAGAGCAAGGACAAGCTCAACCACTCCGTTCTCTTCGACAAGGCAACCTACGACAAGCTGCTTGCCGACATCCCCAAGGCTCGTCTGATCACCCCGCACACTGTCTGCGAAAGACTGAAGGTGAATGCGTCGCTGGCGCGTCAGGCCATCCGCTACCTCAAGGACCAAGGCCTGATCAAGATTGTCGGCGAGCACCACCACTCCCAGTACATCTACACCAGAAACACCAGTGCCTAA
- a CDS encoding hypothetical protein (encoded by transcript TGME49_231090~Signal peptide predicted by SignalP 2.0 HMM (probability 0.935) with cleavage site probability 0.517 at residue 23), protein MSPCFVATVTSLLLLFSPIASYCSVEEGFSEAAISRASFGAGNTLNDQSRSGFLAGQLPLATLPVTRTLKEHGNVMCAPTVVEAHGVCKRLRPVQKPYPCKKQVVEKSCEGVPTTIQKMCTKTLHEKKPFRCERIEYKSECVQTVEKVRDRCVQTVIKSETYQCPKVDYATQCSSRPVLVPAVCKHEVQKEFQYPCEKIVSEEQCTDTEMQVDQICEEEVVVQEKYDCSKTVYVKKCEPAAAPRLASLSEEMPSDASERWNDGEEGRRRLRPKYVDKGDTLVLPMPTKEAHVSLEICTDVPHVKRKTCTRDVVKKSRTPCKMTKKAPKCSVEVKTIQEICTTLKKVVEPYACTKTELQEECSTIKKETEGTCSRDVPVEEKGPCEIDIFKSECVPVQVRIPDTCFEARPKTEVYDCSETVLKSVCREELKEVEEQCMRTEFTEVEYACTHKEHVDKCLPLDVPTKNHKMSAYSPPKKEELYMNVRPIPVDSVIKDSPLRRKKLVLKEKLHKLGDPDLTDDGKGQGETDSDEEPSVVESGKEG, encoded by the exons ATGTCTCCTTGTTTCGTTGCTACCGTAACTTCActcctcctgctcttctcccctaTCGCATCATACTGTTCAGTGGAGGAAGGTTTTTCGGAGGCAGCCATTTCCAGGGCGTCGTTCGGAGCTGGTAACACCCTCAATGACCAATCACGCTCCGGCTTTCTTGCAGGCCAGCTGCCACTGGCAACTCTCCCAGTGACTAGAACACTCAAGGAACACGGGAATGTCATGTGTGCTCCTACAGTTGTTGAGGCTCATGGCGTTTGTAAACGGCTCAGGCCTGTACAGAAACCCTATCCATGTAAAAAACAGGTGGTCGAGAAGTCATGCGAAGGCGTGCCAACAACCATACAGAAAATGTGCACAAAAACGCTCCATGAAAAGAAACCTTTCAGGTGCGAAAGAATCGAATACAAAAGCGAATGTGTGCAAACTGTAGAAAAGGTTCGGGATAGGTGTGTCCAGACTGTAATCAAATCAGAGACGTACCAGTGTCCCAAAGTTGACTACGCGACACAGTGCTCGTCAAGACCAGTGCTTGTGCCGGCTGTTTGTAAGCATGAGGTGCAGAAAGAATTTCAGTACCCATGTGAGAAAATTGTGTCGGAAGAACAGTGCACGGATACAGAGATGCAAGTGGACCAGATATGCGAGGAGGAAGTCGTCGTGCAGGAGAAGTATGACTGCAGCAAAACAGTTTACGTCAAAAAGTGCGAGCCGGCCGCTGCTCCGCGATTGGCTTCTTTGTCCGAAGAAATGCCTTCTGATGCCAGTGAAAGATGGAATGACGGAGAG GAGGGAAGACGGCGCCTGCGGCCCAAGTACGTCGACAAAGGTGATACGCTTGTTTTACCAATGCCAACAAAGGAAGCCCATGTATCTTTGGAGATCTGCACAGACGTACCACACGTGAAGCGGAAGACATGCACGCGAGACGTGGTGAAAAAAAGCAGGACGCCTTGCAAGATGACAAAAAAAGCACCGAAGTGTAGCGTAGAGGTGAAGACAATTCAGGAAATATGTACAACGTTGAAGAAGGTCGTAGAACCGTATGCATGTACCAAGACGGAACTCCAGGAGGAGTGCTCTACAAtcaagaaggagacggagggcACCTGCAGCCGTGATGTGCcagtggaggagaaagggcCATGCGAAATTGACATATTCAAGAGCGAGTGTGTCCCTGTTCAAGTACGTATCCCTGATACCTGTTTCGAAGCAAGACCGAAAACAGAAGTTTACGACTGCTCTGAGACAGTACTCAAGTCTGTATGTCGCGAAGAACTGAAGGAAGTTGAGGAGCAGTGCATGCGGACAGAATTCACAGAGGTCGAATACGCGTGCACTCATAAAGAGCACGTGGACAAGTGCTTGCCTCTTGACGTCCCTACAAAAAACCATAAAATGTCAGCGTATTCGCCCCCTAAGAAGGAAGAACTCTACATGAATGTTCGGCCCATCCCGGTAGATTCAGTCATAAAGGATTCGCCTCTCCGACGGAAAAAGTTAGTATTAAAAGAGAAACTCCACAAGCTTGGCGACCCTGACCTCACAGACGACGGGAAAGGTCAAGGCGAGACGGACTCTGACGAAGAGCCTTCCGTGGTTGAAAGCGGAAAAGAAGGGTAG